One Halovivax ruber XH-70 genomic region harbors:
- a CDS encoding thiamine-phosphate synthase family protein, with translation MKFVEELVVEEFLPTVRSMLAAELRERGFTQREVASVLGISQSAVSKYAHGEVTINDEIADDERVREHVDDLATGLADGSVTSVQALVDLEVLIRELEAGGDVLARLHEYEEPELADHPSFRVHDPTSELRTAERVRSSLRRGLRIIENTSGFASLIPAVGTNLVACTPDASTIDDVAGVPGRIVDVKGQATIPADPAFGVSEHVASILLAARERGSDASAALNVRYDPDILDALTADGHTAVEFDETEELQSSVGAAIASAPEATVLYQTGGDGIEPITYVLGPDAETVADDVRQVVSTGL, from the coding sequence ATGAAATTCGTCGAGGAACTCGTCGTCGAAGAGTTTCTGCCGACCGTCAGGTCGATGCTCGCCGCCGAGTTGCGCGAGCGGGGGTTCACCCAGCGCGAGGTCGCGTCGGTCCTCGGCATCAGTCAGAGCGCGGTCTCGAAGTACGCCCACGGCGAGGTGACGATCAACGACGAGATCGCCGACGACGAGCGCGTCCGCGAGCACGTCGACGACCTCGCGACCGGGCTCGCCGACGGGTCCGTGACGTCCGTCCAGGCGCTGGTGGATCTCGAAGTACTCATCCGTGAACTCGAAGCCGGCGGCGACGTCCTCGCACGGCTCCACGAGTACGAGGAACCCGAACTCGCCGATCACCCGTCGTTCCGCGTCCACGATCCGACGAGCGAACTGCGGACCGCCGAACGAGTCCGGTCCTCGCTCAGGCGTGGGCTGCGCATCATCGAGAACACGAGCGGATTCGCCTCGCTCATCCCCGCGGTCGGTACGAACCTCGTCGCCTGTACTCCGGACGCGAGCACGATCGACGACGTCGCGGGCGTTCCCGGTCGAATCGTCGACGTGAAAGGACAAGCGACGATACCTGCCGATCCGGCGTTCGGCGTCTCCGAACACGTCGCGTCGATCCTGCTCGCCGCCAGGGAGCGTGGAAGCGACGCCAGCGCAGCCCTGAACGTCAGATACGACCCCGACATTCTGGACGCGTTGACGGCCGACGGCCACACGGCCGTCGAATTCGACGAAACCGAGGAACTGCAATCGAGCGTCGGTGCTGCCATCGCGAGTGCGCCGGAGGCGACCGTCCTCTACCAGACCGGCGGTGACGGGATCGAGCCAATCACGTACGTCCTCGGTCCAGACGCCGAGACGGTCGCGGACGACGTCCGGCAGGTCGTCTCGACCGGACTCTAA
- the dcd gene encoding dCTP deaminase, which translates to MILSDTDILDRLEAGDLVIEPLDDLELQIQPASVDLRLGNEFLEFRRTNIPCIHPNSEQEVGEYVTETVVDEGDDFILHPGDFVLGTTHERVEIPADLIAHVEGRSSLGRLAVVVHATAGLCDPGYRGQITLELSNLGSAPVSLTPGMRVSQLTFTELSSPADRPYGADRGSKYQDQSGPQASKIGGDHEFGGDQRSEN; encoded by the coding sequence ATGATCCTCTCGGATACGGACATCCTCGACCGGCTCGAAGCTGGCGACCTCGTTATCGAGCCGCTCGACGACCTCGAGTTGCAAATTCAGCCGGCCAGCGTCGATCTCCGGCTCGGCAACGAGTTCCTCGAGTTTCGCCGGACGAACATCCCCTGCATCCACCCCAACTCCGAGCAGGAAGTCGGCGAGTACGTGACCGAGACGGTCGTCGACGAAGGCGACGATTTCATCCTCCATCCTGGCGACTTCGTCCTCGGGACGACTCACGAGCGCGTCGAGATCCCCGCGGACCTGATCGCTCACGTCGAGGGCCGGTCCTCGCTCGGTCGGCTCGCCGTCGTCGTCCACGCCACGGCAGGCCTATGCGATCCGGGCTATCGTGGTCAGATCACCCTCGAACTCTCGAACCTCGGGAGCGCCCCCGTCTCGCTGACGCCGGGGATGCGCGTCTCACAGCTGACATTCACCGAACTATCCTCGCCCGCCGACCGGCCGTACGGCGCAGACCGTGGTTCGAAGTATCAGGATCAGTCCGGTCCGCAGGCCTCGAAGATCGGCGGCGACCACGAATTCGGTGGCGACCAGCGGTCCGAGAACTGA
- the pth2 gene encoding peptidyl-tRNA hydrolase Pth2: MKQAIVARTDIGMGTGKLAAQVAHASLSAYEKAGSSRRREWKSGGQKKVVLKAASERELHELSEIADREGLPNAIVRDAGHTQLEPGTVTTLAVGPAADDAVDRVTGELSLF; this comes from the coding sequence ATGAAGCAGGCGATCGTCGCTCGGACGGACATCGGAATGGGGACCGGAAAGCTGGCTGCACAGGTGGCGCACGCCTCGCTCTCGGCCTACGAGAAGGCCGGCTCGAGCCGGCGCCGGGAGTGGAAGTCGGGCGGCCAGAAGAAGGTCGTTCTGAAGGCCGCGAGCGAACGCGAACTCCACGAACTGTCCGAGATCGCCGATCGCGAGGGACTCCCCAACGCCATCGTCCGCGACGCCGGCCACACGCAACTGGAGCCCGGCACCGTCACGACGCTGGCCGTCGGCCCCGCGGCGGACGATGCGGTCGATCGGGTGACGGGAGAGCTGTCGCTCTTTTGA